The following are encoded in a window of Ensifer adhaerens genomic DNA:
- a CDS encoding sugar phosphate isomerase/epimerase family protein — protein MKTIKGPSLHLAQFSDANPPFNTLKSIAEWASGMGFAALQIPAWDQRLIDIAKAAESQAYCDEIKGTLAEHGLQVSELTTHILGQLVAVHPAYDAMCDAFAPEELRGNAAARSEWALQQIKLAAKASRRLGLTEMGTFSGSFLWPYFFPFPQRPEGLVDAAFDELTSRWKPILDNCEEEGINLCYELHPSEDLHDGASFEMFLDRIGGHQRAQILFDPSHFVLQQLKYLDFIDIYHERIGMFHVKDAEFNPTGRQGIYGGYQSWVNRAARFRSLGDGQVDFRSIFSKFAQYDFSGWATLEWECCLKNQEDGAREGAAFIRDHVIRVTDKIFDDFAGTPLSVGQMNKILGISNSFAGKHYG, from the coding sequence GGCGAGCGGAATGGGCTTTGCCGCCCTTCAGATACCTGCCTGGGACCAACGCCTGATCGACATCGCCAAGGCGGCAGAGAGCCAAGCTTACTGCGACGAGATCAAAGGCACGCTTGCCGAGCACGGCTTGCAGGTCAGCGAACTGACCACGCATATCCTTGGACAGCTTGTCGCTGTCCACCCGGCGTACGATGCGATGTGCGATGCGTTCGCTCCTGAGGAGCTTCGTGGAAACGCCGCTGCCAGGAGCGAATGGGCTCTGCAGCAAATCAAGTTGGCCGCGAAAGCCTCGCGGCGGCTTGGACTGACCGAGATGGGAACGTTTTCGGGCTCATTCCTCTGGCCCTACTTCTTTCCGTTTCCACAGCGTCCCGAAGGCTTGGTCGATGCCGCCTTCGACGAACTGACCAGCCGCTGGAAGCCCATTCTCGACAACTGCGAAGAAGAGGGGATCAACCTATGTTATGAACTTCACCCGAGCGAAGACCTTCATGACGGCGCCAGTTTCGAGATGTTTCTTGATCGCATCGGTGGCCATCAGCGGGCCCAAATCCTCTTTGATCCCAGCCACTTCGTCTTGCAGCAGCTCAAGTATCTCGACTTCATCGACATTTATCACGAGCGCATCGGCATGTTCCATGTCAAGGACGCTGAATTCAACCCGACCGGACGCCAGGGCATCTATGGCGGCTACCAGTCCTGGGTAAACCGTGCGGCCCGATTCCGTTCGCTGGGCGATGGCCAGGTCGACTTCCGCTCGATCTTCTCGAAATTTGCCCAGTATGATTTTTCGGGCTGGGCGACGTTGGAGTGGGAATGCTGCCTGAAGAACCAGGAAGACGGAGCGCGCGAGGGCGCTGCCTTCATTCGTGATCACGTGATCCGCGTCACGGATAAGATTTTCGACGATTTCGCCGGAACGCCGCTGAGCGTCGGCCAAATGAACAAGATCCTCGGCATCTCCAACTCTTTCGCAGGAAAACACTATGGCTAA
- a CDS encoding alpha/beta fold hydrolase, with product MANLLVSDHASEGFAHRYVRVDGQKIHCATMGEGKPVLLIPGWPQTWYAWRYVMVALAQNGFQAIAVDPIGTGFSTRPENGYDTGSVARLLHQLMTALGHTRYGVAGHDVGMWVGYALASDYPDAVERIALTEAVIPGLAPAPQIFVPPSDNIFLWHFMFNQVLDLPEFLTSGREKEYLGFMFDKWSHRRDRVAADVYAAAYGTPGGIRAGFSYYRAIPETIRQNQVRASRPLAMPVLAIGAEHATVDAPMQTMRRHASNLRGEIVRDCGHFIMEECPDDFIAQVVPFFLEGAA from the coding sequence ATGGCTAATCTATTGGTGTCGGACCACGCGTCCGAAGGTTTCGCGCATCGCTACGTGCGCGTCGACGGGCAGAAAATCCACTGCGCCACGATGGGCGAGGGCAAGCCGGTGTTGCTGATCCCCGGCTGGCCACAGACCTGGTACGCCTGGCGCTACGTAATGGTCGCCTTGGCGCAAAATGGCTTCCAAGCCATTGCCGTCGACCCCATCGGCACCGGGTTTTCCACGAGACCGGAAAACGGCTACGACACGGGCTCAGTCGCGCGTCTCCTGCACCAGCTTATGACTGCGCTTGGTCACACCCGCTACGGTGTCGCCGGACATGACGTCGGCATGTGGGTCGGATACGCGCTGGCGAGCGACTACCCGGACGCCGTGGAACGCATCGCGCTGACAGAAGCTGTCATTCCCGGTCTCGCGCCTGCGCCGCAAATCTTCGTACCCCCTTCGGACAACATCTTCCTCTGGCATTTCATGTTCAATCAGGTCCTGGATCTGCCGGAATTCCTCACATCGGGACGGGAGAAAGAATATCTCGGCTTCATGTTCGACAAGTGGTCTCACCGCAGGGACCGGGTCGCAGCGGATGTCTATGCAGCTGCCTACGGGACACCAGGGGGTATCCGGGCCGGCTTCTCCTATTACCGGGCGATCCCCGAAACCATCCGTCAGAACCAGGTACGGGCGAGCCGGCCGTTGGCGATGCCGGTCTTGGCTATAGGTGCGGAGCACGCGACGGTGGACGCGCCTATGCAAACGATGCGCCGACATGCGAGCAACCTGCGCGGCGAGATTGTCCGCGATTGTGGCCATTTCATAATGGAAGAATGCCCGGACGATTTCATCGCACAGGTTGTTCCCTTCTTTCTGGAGGGGGCAGCCTGA
- a CDS encoding alpha/beta hydrolase, with translation MPVDANIATFLAGLPATQPCTLDEMRAETDRALIAMQGPSEPVSQIEDLVVAGDDPDVSIPVRAYWPAGAKWGGKPPAMVFAHAGGWCLVSLDAYDNPCRALANATGCVVFSVGYRLAPEHPYPAALDDVYRALCFVADHSERLGVDRNRIVIAGDSAGGNLAAATAMLARDRSGPPIAQQLLMYPPVDTDLETASYQEFADGYYLTRDAMKFCWGAYLGDRVTTPPVYAGPLRGDLSSLPPATIMVSEYDPLRNEGESYARKLDACGVPTTLIVLEGMVHACIHMLGITPAAKAIFANAGRELRLKLGAF, from the coding sequence ATGCCTGTCGATGCGAACATCGCCACGTTTCTGGCGGGGCTACCGGCCACGCAACCCTGCACCCTTGATGAAATGCGCGCAGAGACCGATCGAGCCCTGATCGCCATGCAAGGCCCCTCGGAGCCTGTCAGTCAGATCGAAGATCTCGTTGTGGCCGGCGACGATCCGGACGTTTCAATTCCTGTTCGGGCCTACTGGCCCGCTGGAGCGAAATGGGGCGGCAAGCCTCCGGCTATGGTTTTTGCCCATGCCGGGGGATGGTGCCTGGTATCGCTCGACGCGTATGACAATCCGTGTCGTGCGCTCGCCAATGCGACCGGCTGCGTTGTGTTTTCTGTCGGATATCGCCTTGCTCCGGAACATCCCTATCCGGCAGCTCTGGACGATGTCTATCGCGCCCTATGCTTTGTCGCCGACCATTCGGAACGACTGGGAGTGGACAGAAATAGGATTGTCATCGCTGGTGACAGCGCCGGCGGCAACCTGGCTGCCGCGACCGCGATGCTCGCACGCGACCGCAGTGGACCGCCTATCGCGCAACAACTGCTCATGTATCCGCCAGTCGATACCGACTTGGAAACCGCTTCCTATCAGGAGTTTGCCGACGGTTACTATCTGACGCGCGATGCAATGAAGTTCTGTTGGGGCGCCTATCTCGGTGACCGAGTGACGACGCCCCCAGTCTATGCCGGCCCGCTTCGGGGCGATCTCTCCAGTTTGCCACCGGCGACGATCATGGTGAGCGAGTATGATCCCTTGCGCAACGAAGGCGAATCCTACGCGCGCAAACTTGACGCATGCGGCGTCCCAACCACGCTCATCGTTCTCGAGGGAATGGTCCATGCCTGCATCCATATGCTCGGCATCACACCGGCGGCGAAAGCGATATTCGCCAATGCGGGAAGAGAGCTGCGTCTGAAGCTCGGTGCATTCTAA
- a CDS encoding mechanosensitive ion channel family protein: protein MNRMCTFIRLALAGLAFVAALAVLSSPGSAQEKAPDPVQAEKVQRFLELVDDPHVRSWLLSAKPATGAAAPAAVATVSYAGFASIFRARAAQLLGGLRAFPAETARAASVLQSELDTSRSARPIVFVLAFIAAGLAAQWCFWWLSRGWRAWIASLRFLTVRDKLVAISARLLWGTSYVLAFALGSLGFFLAFDWSPLVREIVVGYLFAVVIFRLALVAFDFLLAPSGSDGFANAERFRVIPVSDQAAAHWTKRLGYLVGWYAFGSVTVHLLTTLGFADPSRQVVAYTLGIVLLLLGIEAVWNRPMVHRPTEHASRFSRIGVRARNWVWTGYFVALWLLWVAGAMKPFWIAVVAAALPGAIALTRASVDNLLTSSLADAESPTRPGVISVMVERGIRAALLVGAIVVLAEVLDIELTGIAAQDSAALRLMRGALSAGIILLAIDLVWNIVKVLIDRKLGETETAHETGSERERKRARIRTLLPILKNVLMILFVAVAIMMALSSLGVEIAPLIAGAGVVGVAIGFGAQTVVKDVISGMFYLLDDAFRVGEYIQSGSYKGTVESFSLRSVKLRHHRGAIYIVPFSELGAVQNMSRDWVVEKLTVTVGYDTDVDKARKIIKKIGQELLVDPEFAAITIQPLKMQGIDSLGDSGLILRMKFTTVPGEQFMLKRRALMMINKAFHDNDIKPAFPTVQVAGDRSSDVAAAAQQALAKHNEAVVAAAASE, encoded by the coding sequence ATGAATCGAATGTGTACATTCATCCGCTTGGCGCTTGCCGGGCTCGCGTTTGTGGCCGCACTGGCCGTCTTATCTTCGCCGGGCTCCGCACAGGAAAAGGCTCCAGATCCGGTCCAGGCAGAGAAAGTTCAGCGTTTCCTCGAACTTGTGGATGACCCACACGTGCGATCTTGGCTACTGAGCGCGAAACCCGCCACTGGTGCAGCGGCGCCGGCCGCCGTTGCAACTGTTTCTTATGCCGGCTTTGCTTCGATCTTTCGTGCGCGAGCAGCCCAGCTTCTCGGAGGCTTGCGCGCGTTCCCGGCCGAAACCGCCCGCGCGGCGTCCGTCCTGCAGAGCGAGCTCGATACCAGCCGCAGTGCACGCCCCATCGTCTTTGTGCTCGCTTTCATCGCAGCAGGGTTGGCCGCACAATGGTGCTTCTGGTGGCTCAGCCGAGGCTGGCGTGCTTGGATCGCTTCGCTGCGATTTCTGACCGTACGCGACAAGCTGGTGGCGATTTCGGCGAGACTGCTATGGGGCACGAGTTACGTGCTCGCATTTGCGCTGGGGAGCCTTGGTTTCTTCCTTGCCTTCGACTGGTCGCCGCTCGTCCGCGAAATCGTTGTCGGTTACCTGTTCGCGGTGGTGATCTTCCGGCTCGCACTCGTCGCTTTCGATTTCCTCCTTGCACCGTCTGGATCCGATGGCTTCGCAAATGCCGAACGGTTTCGGGTCATACCGGTCTCCGATCAGGCGGCTGCGCATTGGACGAAGCGGCTGGGCTACTTGGTGGGTTGGTATGCTTTCGGCTCCGTCACCGTTCATCTTCTCACCACGCTTGGCTTTGCCGACCCGTCGCGACAGGTGGTGGCCTATACGCTGGGGATCGTCCTTCTCCTTCTTGGCATCGAAGCCGTGTGGAACCGTCCAATGGTCCATCGCCCGACTGAGCACGCAAGCCGCTTCAGCAGGATAGGTGTCCGCGCCCGAAACTGGGTCTGGACTGGCTATTTTGTTGCGCTTTGGCTTCTCTGGGTGGCAGGTGCCATGAAGCCATTCTGGATCGCAGTCGTTGCCGCCGCACTTCCCGGCGCGATCGCCCTCACGCGCGCTTCCGTCGACAATCTTCTGACGAGCAGTCTGGCCGATGCCGAAAGTCCAACCAGACCGGGGGTAATCTCGGTGATGGTCGAGCGTGGGATTCGCGCAGCGCTTCTCGTCGGTGCAATTGTCGTTTTGGCGGAGGTGCTTGATATCGAGTTGACAGGGATTGCCGCTCAGGATTCGGCTGCATTGAGGCTGATGCGCGGAGCGTTGAGTGCCGGGATCATCCTGCTTGCAATCGACCTTGTCTGGAACATCGTTAAGGTGCTGATCGATCGGAAGCTTGGCGAGACGGAAACGGCCCACGAAACCGGGAGTGAACGCGAACGCAAGCGTGCCCGGATCAGGACGCTTCTACCAATCCTCAAGAACGTCCTAATGATCCTGTTCGTGGCGGTCGCCATTATGATGGCCCTGTCGTCGCTCGGCGTTGAGATTGCTCCATTGATCGCAGGCGCCGGTGTCGTCGGTGTAGCGATCGGCTTCGGTGCACAGACGGTGGTCAAGGACGTAATCAGCGGCATGTTCTATCTGCTCGACGACGCGTTCCGGGTCGGGGAGTACATCCAAAGCGGCAGCTACAAGGGCACCGTCGAGTCGTTCAGCCTCAGATCGGTGAAGCTGCGTCACCACCGGGGCGCGATCTATATCGTTCCCTTCAGCGAGCTTGGCGCGGTCCAGAATATGAGCCGGGACTGGGTCGTCGAGAAGCTCACGGTTACCGTCGGCTACGACACCGACGTGGACAAAGCACGCAAGATCATCAAAAAGATTGGGCAGGAATTGCTGGTCGATCCTGAGTTTGCGGCGATTACCATTCAACCCCTGAAGATGCAGGGTATTGATAGCCTCGGGGATTCAGGATTGATCCTGCGAATGAAGTTCACCACCGTGCCCGGAGAACAGTTCATGCTCAAGCGCCGCGCGCTGATGATGATCAACAAGGCGTTTCACGACAACGACATCAAACCGGCGTTCCCGACAGTTCAAGTCGCGGGAGATAGGAGTTCGGACGTCGCTGCGGCAGCCCAGCAAGCTCTGGCGAAACACAATGAGGCGGTTGTTGCTGCGGCCGCATCCGAGTGA
- a CDS encoding HlyD family secretion protein encodes MFEFLLCSLLTIFPDYLFRRYVQGKRFGREITLYSVWFELRWGITACIVLTISLITLIFYFHPSTSHVNAAFRTVAVLPETSGRVSEIYVTAFQKVEAGQPLFKLDSSEEEAAAEVARRQIAEVDAEMTVSRTELVAADGAIVQAQAAVQQAQDEYDTQVELNKLNPNVVARREIERRQVALEGSKGALTAAQSNRQTLETKLQSLLPSQKASAEAALKQAEVDIAKTTVRAGVSGTLQQFTLRVGEVVNPMLRPAGVLVPEGNGGKPWLVAGFGQIETQVIKVGMIGEATCVGKPFTIIPLVVTEVQEVIASGQVRASDQLIDVANISQPGTLTVFMEPLYPGGLDDVPPGSTCIANAYTNSHEELESSDISTGRWIYLHVVDTLGLVHAMILRLQALVLPVQTLVLGGH; translated from the coding sequence ATGTTCGAGTTTCTTCTCTGTTCGCTTTTGACGATCTTTCCCGATTACCTCTTCCGCCGCTATGTCCAGGGCAAAAGGTTCGGGCGGGAGATTACGCTCTATTCGGTCTGGTTCGAACTGCGCTGGGGGATCACCGCCTGCATCGTCTTGACGATTTCGCTGATCACACTGATCTTCTACTTCCATCCGTCGACGTCCCATGTGAACGCGGCGTTCCGCACTGTCGCGGTGCTGCCCGAGACTAGCGGACGGGTCTCCGAGATCTATGTTACCGCCTTTCAAAAGGTGGAGGCCGGCCAGCCGCTTTTCAAGCTTGACAGTTCGGAAGAGGAAGCCGCCGCCGAGGTAGCGCGCCGCCAGATCGCCGAAGTCGATGCCGAGATGACCGTCTCGCGCACCGAGCTGGTCGCTGCCGATGGCGCGATTGTGCAGGCACAGGCGGCGGTGCAGCAGGCCCAAGACGAGTACGACACCCAGGTCGAACTGAACAAGCTGAACCCAAATGTCGTCGCACGGCGCGAGATCGAGCGTCGACAAGTCGCACTGGAAGGTAGCAAGGGTGCGCTTACCGCCGCCCAATCCAACAGGCAGACGCTGGAGACCAAGCTCCAGTCGCTACTGCCCTCGCAGAAGGCCAGCGCCGAAGCGGCCTTGAAGCAGGCGGAAGTCGACATCGCCAAGACCACCGTGCGCGCCGGCGTGTCTGGCACGCTGCAGCAGTTCACCCTCCGGGTGGGCGAAGTGGTCAATCCAATGTTGCGGCCGGCGGGCGTTCTGGTGCCTGAAGGTAACGGTGGCAAGCCGTGGCTGGTTGCCGGCTTCGGCCAGATCGAGACGCAAGTGATCAAGGTCGGCATGATCGGCGAGGCGACCTGCGTCGGCAAGCCTTTCACCATCATCCCGCTCGTCGTCACCGAGGTGCAGGAGGTGATTGCCTCTGGCCAGGTTCGCGCCAGCGATCAGCTGATCGATGTTGCGAATATTTCGCAGCCTGGCACGCTCACTGTTTTCATGGAGCCACTCTATCCCGGCGGGCTCGATGACGTGCCTCCGGGCAGCACCTGCATCGCCAATGCCTATACCAACAGCCATGAGGAACTGGAGTCATCCGACATCAGCACTGGCCGCTGGATCTACCTGCACGTGGTCGATACCCTCGGCCTCGTGCACGCGATGATCCTGCGCTTGCAGGCACTGGTGCTGCCGGTGCAGACGCTGGTGCTTGGGGGGCATTGA
- a CDS encoding Thivi_2564 family membrane protein codes for MKLFIAISILVTGLVITLMLWFVQKLPIDAAMKQMAHIVVVVVGVIALLHYLDLI; via the coding sequence TTGAAGTTGTTCATCGCAATCAGCATCCTAGTCACGGGCCTTGTCATTACCCTGATGCTGTGGTTCGTTCAAAAACTTCCAATCGACGCGGCAATGAAGCAGATGGCACACATCGTTGTTGTCGTCGTCGGCGTTATCGCGTTGCTCCACTATCTGGATTTAATCTGA